From the Gasterosteus aculeatus chromosome 13, fGasAcu3.hap1.1, whole genome shotgun sequence genome, one window contains:
- the tchp gene encoding trichoplein keratin filament-binding protein isoform X2, whose amino-acid sequence MALRREQEARCRQQWELHSQYFRQQSVRSQRQAAWSSARSYDKSMSAYNKQKLEEEKKASLEQRRNRLRVMLEEEHARLEAELREVVPDTGTLASQLLQKTKELRTVREERRKKLAQELLREHWKKNNTELQKVESALHKDHVVSQWHEQISEKKQQDIAEQEKNRRFENEYERTRKEALARMKQAEEKRKAEELRRAEELCKQMEELKLREEEATRLKKEQEALLVKQWQLEKIEEERRKVVERRKKSEMGLFLIRQYRAQLKRRAQQVQEELEADHKILAGLLEGQQEERKMETARRERAIADAAWMKHVIEEQLRLEQEREAEFDILHREEAQRVWEKREAQWEKEKKARERLMQEVLLGRQQQLELKMQNNREAQEESLRRREQLIQELEQERETRRHEKEQEEGRRTARMQEINAQVEQQHQDQWEEQCRLEQEEEEDREALQIQEEELRLEMQRMTKKGYQEKIYSRPRSAWT is encoded by the exons ATGGCCCTGCGGCGGGAGCAGGAGGCCCGCTGTCGCCAGCAGTGGGAGCTGCACTCCCAGTACTTCCGGCAGCAGAGTGTCCGCAGCCAGAGGCAAGCGGCGTGGAGCTCCGCTCGGTCCTACGACAAGAG TATGTCGGCATACAATAAACAGAAactagaggaggaaaagaaggcCAGCCTGGAGCAGCGCAGGAATCGGCTAAGGGTCATGCTTGAGGAGGAGCACGCCCGGCTAGAAGCTGAGCTCAGGGAAGTGGTTCCTGATACCGGCACATTGGCAAGtcagctgctgcaaaagactaAAGAGCTTCGTacagtgagagaggagagaagaaaaaag cTTGCACAAGAGCTGCTCAGAGAGcactggaagaaaaacaacacagagtTGCAAAAG GTTGAGTCAGCGTTACATAAAGATCATGTTGTCAGCCAATGGCACGAGCAGATATCCGAGAAGAAACAG CAAGATATCGCGGAGCAGGAGAAGAACAGACGCTTTGAAAATGAGTACGAGAGGACCCGAAAAGAGGCTCTGGCGAGGATGAAGCAAGctgaggagaaaaggaaggcAGAAGAGctgaggagggcggaggaactTTGCAAACAGATGGAAGAACTGAAGCTGAGGGAAGAGGAG gcCACTCGCTTGAAGAAGGAGCAGGAAGCTCTTTTGGTCAAACAATGGCAGCTGGAGAAGAtagaagaggaaaggagaaaagtgGTGGAGAGACGAAAAAAGTCTGAGATGGG GCTTTTCTTGATCCGTCAATATCGTGCTCAGCTGAAGAGGAGAGCCCAGCAAGTGCAGGAGGAACTG GAGGCAGACCATAAGATCTTAGCAGGTTTGCTAGAAGGACagcaagaggagaggaagatggagaccGCACGAAGGGAAAGGGCCATCGCCGATGCTGCCTGGATGAAACATGTGATTGAAGAGCAGCTTCGGTTGGAGCAGGAGAGGGAAGCGGAGTTTGACATCCTACACAG AGAAGAAGCTCAGCGTGTGTGGGAGAAACGAGAAGCACagtgggagaaggagaagaaggccaGAGAACGACTCATGCAAGAG GTACTCCtggggaggcagcagcagctggagcttaAGATGCAAAATAACAGAGAGGCTCAGGAGGAGTCACTGAGGAGGCGAGAACAACTGATCcaggagctggagcaggagagggagaccaGAAGGCATGAGAAGGAGCAAGAAGAGGGGCGTAGGACGGCACGGATGCAAGAGATCAATGCTCAG gtggagcagcagcaccaggatCAGTGGGAGGAGCAGTGCAGGttagagcaggaggaggaggaggacagggaggcCCTTCAAattcaggaggaggagctgaggctgGAGATGCAGAGGATGACCAAGAAAGGGTACCAGGAGAAG ATTTACAGCAGACCTCGATCAGCATGGACATGA
- the tchp gene encoding trichoplein keratin filament-binding protein isoform X1: MSPPNLSAHFPSRSRVLAGRMALRREQEARCRQQWELHSQYFRQQSVRSQRQAAWSSARSYDKSMSAYNKQKLEEEKKASLEQRRNRLRVMLEEEHARLEAELREVVPDTGTLASQLLQKTKELRTVREERRKKLAQELLREHWKKNNTELQKVESALHKDHVVSQWHEQISEKKQQDIAEQEKNRRFENEYERTRKEALARMKQAEEKRKAEELRRAEELCKQMEELKLREEEATRLKKEQEALLVKQWQLEKIEEERRKVVERRKKSEMGLFLIRQYRAQLKRRAQQVQEELEADHKILAGLLEGQQEERKMETARRERAIADAAWMKHVIEEQLRLEQEREAEFDILHREEAQRVWEKREAQWEKEKKARERLMQEVLLGRQQQLELKMQNNREAQEESLRRREQLIQELEQERETRRHEKEQEEGRRTARMQEINAQVEQQHQDQWEEQCRLEQEEEEDREALQIQEEELRLEMQRMTKKGYQEKIYSRPRSAWT; encoded by the exons ATGTCTCCGCCGAACCTCTCGGCCCACTTCCCCAGTCGCTCCAGGGTGCTGGCCGGGCGGATGGCCCTGCGGCGGGAGCAGGAGGCCCGCTGTCGCCAGCAGTGGGAGCTGCACTCCCAGTACTTCCGGCAGCAGAGTGTCCGCAGCCAGAGGCAAGCGGCGTGGAGCTCCGCTCGGTCCTACGACAAGAG TATGTCGGCATACAATAAACAGAAactagaggaggaaaagaaggcCAGCCTGGAGCAGCGCAGGAATCGGCTAAGGGTCATGCTTGAGGAGGAGCACGCCCGGCTAGAAGCTGAGCTCAGGGAAGTGGTTCCTGATACCGGCACATTGGCAAGtcagctgctgcaaaagactaAAGAGCTTCGTacagtgagagaggagagaagaaaaaag cTTGCACAAGAGCTGCTCAGAGAGcactggaagaaaaacaacacagagtTGCAAAAG GTTGAGTCAGCGTTACATAAAGATCATGTTGTCAGCCAATGGCACGAGCAGATATCCGAGAAGAAACAG CAAGATATCGCGGAGCAGGAGAAGAACAGACGCTTTGAAAATGAGTACGAGAGGACCCGAAAAGAGGCTCTGGCGAGGATGAAGCAAGctgaggagaaaaggaaggcAGAAGAGctgaggagggcggaggaactTTGCAAACAGATGGAAGAACTGAAGCTGAGGGAAGAGGAG gcCACTCGCTTGAAGAAGGAGCAGGAAGCTCTTTTGGTCAAACAATGGCAGCTGGAGAAGAtagaagaggaaaggagaaaagtgGTGGAGAGACGAAAAAAGTCTGAGATGGG GCTTTTCTTGATCCGTCAATATCGTGCTCAGCTGAAGAGGAGAGCCCAGCAAGTGCAGGAGGAACTG GAGGCAGACCATAAGATCTTAGCAGGTTTGCTAGAAGGACagcaagaggagaggaagatggagaccGCACGAAGGGAAAGGGCCATCGCCGATGCTGCCTGGATGAAACATGTGATTGAAGAGCAGCTTCGGTTGGAGCAGGAGAGGGAAGCGGAGTTTGACATCCTACACAG AGAAGAAGCTCAGCGTGTGTGGGAGAAACGAGAAGCACagtgggagaaggagaagaaggccaGAGAACGACTCATGCAAGAG GTACTCCtggggaggcagcagcagctggagcttaAGATGCAAAATAACAGAGAGGCTCAGGAGGAGTCACTGAGGAGGCGAGAACAACTGATCcaggagctggagcaggagagggagaccaGAAGGCATGAGAAGGAGCAAGAAGAGGGGCGTAGGACGGCACGGATGCAAGAGATCAATGCTCAG gtggagcagcagcaccaggatCAGTGGGAGGAGCAGTGCAGGttagagcaggaggaggaggaggacagggaggcCCTTCAAattcaggaggaggagctgaggctgGAGATGCAGAGGATGACCAAGAAAGGGTACCAGGAGAAG ATTTACAGCAGACCTCGATCAGCATGGACATGA
- the gltpa gene encoding glycolipid transfer protein isoform X1, which yields MFHRNPLVGSKVAHMRLNAEEDQCQLIGEHQVSFLYFSSALLSRRGLSILGDDPDAPITSNPLGINPTGGFNVGDSVCLCGGVRVHVSAFGVRYGARLLAVSLQTRGGALKAVALLPVAGEMALLMEHQFRQMPADRQVETRPFLEAVSYLPPFFDCLGSAIFAPIKADISGNITKIKAVYDTNPGRFKTLQHILEAEKEIHGAEWPKAGATLALLWLKRGLRFIQVFLQSLVDGDKDDSNPNLIRVNVTKAYEIALKKYHGWFVQQLFKAALYAAPYKTDFLKALSKGRDVKEEECLEKIRKFLVNFTATVDAIYEMYSKLNADLDYTV from the exons ATGTTCCACAGAAATCCATTAGTTGGCAGTAAAGTGGCACATATGCGATTAAACGCAGAGGAAGACCAGTGTCAGCTGATTGGAGAACATCAGGTTTCGTTCTTGTACTTTTCTTCTGCACTCCTGTCCAGACGCGGTTTATCGATCCTTGGCGATGACCCGGACGCACCAATAACGAGCAACCCGCTTGGTATTAACCCTACTGGCGGGTTCAATGTAGGtgactctgtgtgtctgtgtgggggggtgcGCGTGCACGTCAGCGCCTTCGGGGTGCGGTATGGCGCGCGGCTCCTTGCGGTGTCACTGCAAACCCGCGGAGGAGCGTTGAAGGCTGTCGCTTTGCTTCCAGTGGCAGGAGAGATGGCGCTGCTAATGGAGCACCAGTTCAGACAGATGccagctgacagacaggtggaaaCGAGACCTTTCCTGGAGGCTGTGTCATACCTTCCGCCATTCTTTG ACTGCCTTGGCTCGGCTATTTTTGCCCCAATAAAGGCCGACATATCTGGTAACATCACA AAAATCAAGGCGGTTTACGATACCAACCCAGGGCGGTTCAAAACGCTGCAGCACATTTTGGAGGCAGAGAAGGAAATACATGGAGCAGAGTGGCCAAAGGCTGGAGCAACGCTGGCTCTTCTGTGGCTTAAAAG GGGTCTACGGTTTATTCAAGTCTTCCTACAGAGCCTGGTAGATGGTGATAAAGATGATAGCAACCCGAACCTCATTCGAGTCAATGTCACCAAAGCTTATGAAATAGCCCTTAAAAAGTATCATGGCTGGTttgtgcagcagctcttcaAG GCAGCTCTTTACGCTGCTCCATATAAGACAGATTTCCTGAAGGCCCTCTCCAAGGGTCGGGATGTCAAGGAAGAGGAATGCTTGGAAAAAATCAGAAAATTCCTCGTCAACTTCACTGCCACTGTTGATGCTATTTATGAGATGTACAGTAAGCTGAATGCTGATCTTGATTACACAGTGTGA
- the gltpa gene encoding glycolipid transfer protein isoform X2 codes for MALLMEHQFRQMPADRQVETRPFLEAVSYLPPFFDCLGSAIFAPIKADISGNITKIKAVYDTNPGRFKTLQHILEAEKEIHGAEWPKAGATLALLWLKRGLRFIQVFLQSLVDGDKDDSNPNLIRVNVTKAYEIALKKYHGWFVQQLFKAALYAAPYKTDFLKALSKGRDVKEEECLEKIRKFLVNFTATVDAIYEMYSKLNADLDYTV; via the exons ATGGCGCTGCTAATGGAGCACCAGTTCAGACAGATGccagctgacagacaggtggaaaCGAGACCTTTCCTGGAGGCTGTGTCATACCTTCCGCCATTCTTTG ACTGCCTTGGCTCGGCTATTTTTGCCCCAATAAAGGCCGACATATCTGGTAACATCACA AAAATCAAGGCGGTTTACGATACCAACCCAGGGCGGTTCAAAACGCTGCAGCACATTTTGGAGGCAGAGAAGGAAATACATGGAGCAGAGTGGCCAAAGGCTGGAGCAACGCTGGCTCTTCTGTGGCTTAAAAG GGGTCTACGGTTTATTCAAGTCTTCCTACAGAGCCTGGTAGATGGTGATAAAGATGATAGCAACCCGAACCTCATTCGAGTCAATGTCACCAAAGCTTATGAAATAGCCCTTAAAAAGTATCATGGCTGGTttgtgcagcagctcttcaAG GCAGCTCTTTACGCTGCTCCATATAAGACAGATTTCCTGAAGGCCCTCTCCAAGGGTCGGGATGTCAAGGAAGAGGAATGCTTGGAAAAAATCAGAAAATTCCTCGTCAACTTCACTGCCACTGTTGATGCTATTTATGAGATGTACAGTAAGCTGAATGCTGATCTTGATTACACAGTGTGA
- the trpv4 gene encoding transient receptor potential cation channel subfamily V member 4 gives MNEGRSALFRRCHLALSKADTVGSVPGRNAASVDSGDGAAPQPDGDAALGLSELSHLFENDDGSPSTQDTSGGSAPELVQPGQPAEGRQNLRMKFQGAFRKGISTHMDLLESTIYESNVVQGPKKAPMDSLFDYGTCRNTSNQKRRRKKLPRGKTEASCDDDGQSSDPPKVMKVFNRSLLFDAVSRADPEALEGLLEYLQSHEKRLTDEEFKELSTGKTCLPKALLNLYGGQNVTIPLLVDVAEKTGNLREFINTPFRDVYYRGQTALHIAIERRCKQYVELMVEHGADVHAQARGRFFQPRDEGGYFYFGELPLSLAACTNQPNIVHYLTENPHKKADLRRQDSRGNTVLHALVHIADNTKDNTRFLTKMYDLLLVKSAKLYPDCNLETVLNNDGMSPLMMAAKLGKIGVFQHIIRREIKDEEVRQLSRKFKDWAYGPVYSSLYDLSSLDTCGEEPSVLEILVYNSRNENRHEMLAVEPINELLRAKWQKFAAVTFYISVVSYLITMIIFTLVAYYHPTQGTPPYPYTTSSDYLRMAGEILTLASGIFFFLTNIKDLFLKKCPGVKSLFMDGSFQLLYFIYSVLIVVTAALYLSGIKAYVSVMVFALVLGWMNTLYFTRGLKLTGTYSIMIQKILFKDLFRFLLVYVLFMIGYASALVSLLTMCPPPGTECEGGCPTYPKCRDPDTFSAFLLDLFKLTIGMGELDMIHGAQYPAVFLILLVTYIILTFVLLLNMLIALMGETVGQVSKESKKIWKLQWATTILDIERSFPVCLRKSFRAGEMVTVGKSWDGTPDRRWCFRVDEVNWCHWNQNLAIINEDPGKNEVCQANGLQQGVRALRRDRWSTVVPRAVELSKGPRPRDLSIEMEPLTPRH, from the exons ATGAATGAG GGCCGCTCTGCTCTCTTCAGAAGGTGCCACCTTGCTTTGTCCAAGGCCGACACCGTTGGTTCGGTTCCTGGCAGAAATGCCGCCTCTGTGGACTCCGGAGACGGCGCGGCCCCTCAGCCCGACGGCGACGCAGCACTCGGCCTCTCCGAGCTCTCTCACTTGTTCGAGAACGACGACGGCTCCCCGTCAACTCAGGACACGAGTGGCGGCTCGGCCCCGGAGCTGGTTCAGCCCGGCCAGCCGGCCGAGGGCAGGCAGAACCTTCGGATGAAGTTCCAGGGTGCTTTCAGGAAGGGCATTTCCACCCACATGGACCTCCTGGAGTCCACGATATACGAGTCAAATGTGGTTCAAGGTCCTAAGAAAGCACCCATGGACTCGCTCTTTGACTATGGCACCTGCAGGAACACCAGTAACCAGAAGCGGCGCAGGAAGAAGCTCCCGAGAGG TAAAACCGAGGCGTCCTGTGATGACGATGGTCAAAGCTCCGACCCGCCAAAAGTAATGAAAGTATTCAACCGCTCCCTCCTCTTCGACGCCGTGTCGCGCGCAGACCCCGAGGCTCTCGAGGGCCTGCTGGAGTACCTGCAGAGTCACGAAAAGAGGTTAACGGATGAGGAGTTCAAAG AGTTGTCCACGGGGAAGACTTGTCTGCCTAAAGCGCTGTTGAACCTTTACGGGGGGCAGAACGTCACCATCCCACTGCTGGTGGACGTAGCGGAGAAGACCGGAAACCTCAGAGAGTTCATAAACACGCCCTTCCGGGACGTCTACTACAGAG GCCAGACGGCGCTCCACATTGCTATAGAGCGACGCTGTAAGCAGTATGTGGAGCTCATGGTGGAGCACGGAGCGGATGTTCACGCCCAGGCGAGGGGACGCTTCTTCCAGCCCAGAGACGAGGGAGGCTACTTCTACTTTG GtgagctgcctctctctctggctGCATGCACCAACCAGCCCAACATAGTGCACTACCTGACCGAGAATCCGCACAAGAAGGCCGACCTGCGGCGCCAAGATTCCAGAGGAAACACGGTGCTGCACGCTCTGGTGCACATTGCGGACAACACTAAAGACAACACCCGTTTCCTCACAAAGATGTACGACCTGCTGCTAGTCAAGAGCGCCAAGCTCTACCCGGACTGCAACCTGGAGACAGTGCTCAACAACGATGGCATGTCCCCCCTCATGATGGCCGCCAAACTGGGCAAGATCGGG GTGTTTCAGCACATTATCCGACGTGAGATCAAAGATGAGGAAGTTCGTCAGCTGTCACGCAAGTTTAAGGACTGGGCATATGGGCCAGTGTACTCCTCCCTCTACGACCTGTCGTCTCTGGATACGTGTGGAGAGGAACCGTCTGTGCTGGAGATCCTGGTCTACAACAGCCGCAATGAG AACCGCCACGAGATGCTGGCAGTGGAGCCCATCAACGAGCTGCTGAGGGCCAAATGGCAGAAGTTTGCTGCAGTCACCTTTTATATCAGTGTGGTTTCCTACCTCATCACCATGATCATCTTTACCCTGGTGGCTTATTACCATCCGACGCAGGGAACG CCTCCGTACCCTTACACAACATCCTCTGATTACCTGCGCATGGCAGGAGAGATTCTCACCTTGGCATCAGgaatcttcttcttcctcaccaAT ATTAAGGACCTCTTTTTGAAGAAGTGCCCCGGCGTGAAGTCTTTATTTATGGATGGATCATTTCAACTGCTGTA CTTCATCTACTCTGTCCTGATTGTAGTCACAGCTGCTCTCTACCTGTCGGGCATTAAAGCCTATGTGTCTGTGATGGTATTTGCACTTGTCCTGGGCTGGATGAACACTCTTTACTTCACCAGAGGCCTGAAGCTCACTGGAACCTACAGTATCATGATACAGAAG ATTCTTTTTAAAGACCTTTTCAGATTTCTGCTGGTGTACGTGCTCTTCATGATTGGATATGCCTCAG CCCTGGTGTCCCTGCTGACGATGTGCCCTCCACCGGGCACCGAGTGTGAGGGGGGCTGTCCCACCTACCCCAAATGCAGGGACCCAGACACTTTCAGTGCTTTCCTACTGGACCTCTTTAAGTTGACCATTGGGATGGGAGAATTGGACATGATTCACGGTGCACAGTATCCTGCAGTTTTCCTCATCCTGTTGGTCACCTACATCATCCTAACTTTTGTCCTGCTGCTAAACATGTTGATCGCGTTGATGGGGGAGACGGTGGGACAGGTGTCAAAAGAGAGCAAGAAGATCTGGAAGCTTCAG TGGGCAACGACCATCTTGGACATCGAACGCTCTTTTCCAGTCTGCCTTCGCAAGTCTTTTCGAGCCGGGGAGATGGTGACTGTGGGAAAGAGCTGGGATGGCACGCCTGACCGCCGCTGGTGCTTCAG GGTGGATGAGGTGAACTGGTGTCACTGGAATCAGAACCTTGCAATAATCAACGAGGATCCAGGCAAGAACGAGGTCTGCCAAGCCAATGGGTTGCAGCAGGGTGTCAGAGCCTTGCGGAGAG ATCGCTGGTCCACAGTGGTTCCGCGGGCGGTGGAGCTGAGTAAGGGGCCGCGGCCTCGTGATCTGTCAATAGAGATGGAGCCGCTGACGCCCAGGCACTGA